In Syngnathus scovelli strain Florida chromosome 10, RoL_Ssco_1.2, whole genome shotgun sequence, the following are encoded in one genomic region:
- the apc2 gene encoding adenomatous polyposis coli protein 2: MANAAVASYDQLAHQVAALRKENSHLRRELEDNSNHLCKLESETFGMKEVLKQLQCKLEQEAGTLASSGRGDVLHQLKELHVDLTKYYELKHQDHQGHRSHLLADNQGGPAEREDPLALPSCQASPSSSAQQPTRDDVTAIMSPHHFLDGAPPKTAVFSGADGRLSDHHMDELYKERNQLLGEIDREERERCWYSSQLEALSQKLTHLPRIDTFSLQMDLIRQQLEFEVQQVRRIMEERFGSGEQTIHRAQMRVARLEQLEKELRETQGSQESQLQLLGAERPPVGEAESNTTACADGMTDGGSKAEMIFWLLSMLGNKDKDEMSRTLLALSSSQDSCIAMRKSGCVPLLVQMLHQDAGGPGEARCSREAKSRAGAALHNIIYSQQDEGQARREMRVLHMLEQLRTYCDSGWDWIENHSETQITNIPEPVDPQICQATCAIMKLSFEEEFRRAMNELGALQVVAELIDLDQQMHGTHSGMHDLINTALRRYAGMALTNLTFGDVVNKATLCSRKSCLQALVAQLGSDSEELHQVVSSILRNLSWRADISSKRVLRDIGCVSALMTCALQATKESTLKSLLSALWNLSAHSLDNKEAVCAVDGALGFLVSTLTYHCQTNSLAIIESGGGILRNVSSLVASRENYRQVLRDHNCLQTLLQHLRSHSLTIVSNACGTLWNLSARSPKDQELLWDLGAVSMLRNLIHSKHKTIAMGSAAALRNLLSNRPPKYRDASVLSPGSCVPSLYMRKQRALEAELDAKHLAETFDSLAKRSPKHLSFTKQLRHIESLAKDYASDSGCFEDEEAPVSCGLDTATLSMLSTYLSNSDSRQNPKRDSEPEQDLERSQPLSDEVMSTAAEKLAKKITNTVAKIDRLVEDMSMHTSSEDSFSLSSEDHLADWPYGSKELNESRAKSCSPCRLSDTTNSVHRQRLSRAHALLRLKSARTSVSTDSLNSGSTSDGFCGGKDRVGPTLKPRIPQKRPDRLDLEVAHHNVQHALLSQQDLPERDYVDGKDKMALELFDSDAEKKQDRPAQTPVSVSTKVSSDISMASVNVSPSYLQVPLIQSFAKYGVAKTSMGDQASEETRRQAWVPTAVIAGSISKFSPVTSGRSPTVGTMETVQKYSVENTPICFSRCSSLSSLSSGDGALDGPSDNELESDSSLEMIQAGDDVQRAEEDETLEDLSDSQLLLTDFPSQESHPIPIVCPDKRKNVFLQGSSPAVLEDTSPSSSSENYIHETPLVMSRCSSVSSLGSFESPSIASSIQSDPCSEMNDGAISPSDLPDSPGQTMPPSRSKTPCCVEFNGGEVHTLSSTAQWENTLRKFIEVSDSKDRSNLPPDLDTMIYFTVEKPTENFSCASSLSALPLHEHYVEKDVELKLTPLLQQHDKNLALQDQNDQGEKYSEGNSDDDIEILKECINSAMPSRFRKVKPSLVTGVAPQFLTSQKGLHFPVYMMLPNGKTQLYPGRRTVVPHNHVKFDDASVTDSADGTLVNFSRATSLSDETLRHPVKDCPSRPLAKERILDEEAKRIQDLRLFSHFHKANKMKPLLLPPPLLLPPPPPVVCSNRTSKHVIPTQKVLMQSKEVADRVASQRNRQDSPGQRKKMKCQGAAGKLPIPVLNHKAENSLHQRRHAAQRSPSLDETKRFYQDKAKVASRSYTREERRTSLSTRMTNIVRTPAKPVGFHMLKQKLMDGFPASSSLSSSLSSLSDVESGDHRYKTQQICSKNRHNKSLHMMQQAKSSTVCRHVDALQSSPSSLSVDSEDDLLHKCITSAMPKQRRKMAARKKKAENGQKPKEVWNINEDSDDPAWDQASDLNSVEWRAIQEGANAVVTGLQAAKSQEFSSEESESVFSFMSTSSFTPKEKKFAQDKKANKPLDFAQRKPVPNLPVVFRGRTVIYTPIKETAPSQIPPPRKVASPKNPELAQHRSKSLHRLGRPQDTELYLPKRSSTPPPRIPHSSSSGSSQSSTPSKHSQKKLTSRTIQKKNSTLSSSPPERKGRSLEVNKVEKTPPPKTQKSPVRIPFMKNSVRPARPLSPLVTHQATGRQNQVGGKRVLPTSPTDLHRVSPAHSCDGESDASGFLRQLTFIKDSKSGLKCECMPRVHKSRSQNASPYRAASAVFLCSSRCQELKVAAQPPRKMTATSTGQAQRVHRLQLQATIASRERDLSTRRPSRRTSSESPNKAAQQNAPGRVWGDRQQQQQHKKTSKTFHASSPSINTLSRVTSRSSLRSSSSDSSARAKSEHDTKKKSPRTCMNDGVTWRRIKDEDIAQLLKSSLPPNALPLVPSPDGAEPSLALTEKMPTILLASRSVSDATVQTEEFSNTKINSSTSPSAESTAAILEDAAGQELLRKSSAVAGGDNFQDGESDGTASTAKPDGHVGGAVHFRHVSPSKAARVSPFNYVPSPMVQLEAPGTEVPGTEADHKTKSRSHS; the protein is encoded by the exons ATGGCCAATGCGGCGGTGGCGTCCTATGACCAGCTGGCCCACCAGGTGGCAGCGCTACGCAAGGAAAACTCCCACCTGAGGAGGGAGCTAGAGGACAACTCTAACCACCTTTGCAAGCTGGAGAGCGAGACCTTTGGCATGAAG GAAGTGCTGAAGCAGCTGCAGTGTAAGCTGGAGCAGGAGGCGGGGACTTTGGCGTCGTCGGGACGCGGCGACGTGCTCCACCAACTCAAAG AGCTGCACGTGGACCTGACCAAATACTACGAGCTGAAGCATCAAGATCATCAAGGTCATCGGTCGCATCTGTTGGCGGACAATCAAGGAGGTCCAGCGGAGAGAGAAGACCCCCTGGCTCTGCCCTCATGCCAGGCCTCCCCCTCTTCTTCGGCTCAACAGCCAACTCGCGACGACGTTACCGCCATCATGTCGCCGCATCACTTCCTGGACGGAGCCCCGCCCAAAACGGCCGTCTTCAGCGGGGCGGACGGGCGCCTCAGCGACCATCACATGGACGAACTCTACAAGGAGAG GAACCAACTTTTGGGAGAAATTGACCGTGAGGAGCGAGAGCGCTGTTGGTACTCCAGCCAGCTGGAGGCGCTATCCCAGAAACTCACACACCTGCCTCGCATTGACACG TTTTCCCTGCAGATGGACTTGATCCGCCAGCAGCTGGAGTTTGAAGTTCAGCAGGTGCGCCGCATCATGGAGGAGCGCTTCGGCAGCGGCGAGCAGACGATTCATCGTGCACAG ATGCGTGTCGCCCGTCTGGAGCAGCTGGAGAAAGAACTGCGGGAGACCCAAGGGAGTCAAGAGAGCCAACTGCAG ctgcTGGGTGCAGAGAGGCCTCCTGTGGGAGAAGCAGAGAGCAACACGACAGCCTGCGCAGACGGCATGACAGACGGAGGCAGCAAG GCGGAGATGATCTTCTGGCTGCTGTCCATGCTGGGCAACAAAGACAAGGACGAGATGTCCCGGACCCTGCTGGCTCTCTCCAGCTCCCAGGACAGCTGCATTGCCATGAGGAAGTCAGGCTGTGTTCCCCTGCTGGTCCAGATGCTCCACCAAGACGCCGGCGGGCCGGGAGAGGCGCGCTGCAGCCGCGAGGCTAAGTCCCGAGCCGGCGCCGCCCTGCACAACATCATCTACTCCCAGCAGGACGAGGGCCAAGCCCGCCGGGAGATGAGAGTACTGCACATGCTGGAGCAGCTCCGTACCTACTGTGACAGCGGCTGGGACTGGATAGAGAACCACAGCGAGACCCAGATCACCA ATATTCCCGAACCTGTAGACCCTCAGATCTGTCAGGCCACGTGCGCCATCATGAAGCTGTCTTTTGAAGAAGAGTTTCGCCGTGCAATGAACGAATTAG GTGCTCTGCAGGTGGTGGCAGAGCTGATCGACTTGGACCAGCAAATGCACGGCACGCATAGCGGCATGCACGACCTCATCAACACGGCACTGCGGCGCTACGCCGGGATGGCCCTGACCAACCTCACCTTTGGAGATGTGGTCAACAAG GCCACGCTGTGCTCCCGGAAGAGCTGCCTGCAGGCTCTCGTGGCCCAGTTGGGCTCAGATAGCGAGGAGCTCCACCAAGTGGTCTCCAGCATTTTGAGGAACTTATCTTGGCGGGCTGACATCAGCAGCAAGCGAGTCTTGCGAGACATCGGCTGTGTGTCCGCCCTGATGACGTGTGCCCTGCAGGCCACAAAG GAGTCCACGTTGAAGAGTCTGCTGAGTGCACTGTGGAATCTGTCGGCTCACAGCTTGGACAACAAGGAGGCGGTGTGTGCAGTGGATGGCGCTCTAGGCTTTCTGGTTAGCACGCTGACGTACCATTGCCAGACCAACTCACTCGCCATCATCGAGAGTGGAGGCGGAATCCTGAGAAATGTTTCCAGTCTGGTGGCCTCGCGAGAAAACTACAG GCAAGTCTTGCGAGATCACAACTGCCTCCAGACTCTGCTGCAGCACCTGCGCTCACACAGTTTAACCATTGTCAGCAACGCTTGCGGCACGCTGTGGAACCTCTCGGCTCGAAGCCCAAAGGACCAGGAGCTGCTGTGGGATTTGGGCGCAGTGAGTATGCTGCGCAATCTCATTCACTCCAAGCACAAGACCATTGCCATGGGCAGCGCCGCGGCTTTGAGGAACTTGCTGAGCAATCGACCCCCAAAGTACAGGGACGCTTCGGTGCTGTCGCCGGGCTCGTGCGTGCCTTCGCTCTACATGAGAAAGCAGAGGGCGCTGGAGGCCGAGCTGGATGCCAAACACTTGGCTGAGACTTTTGACTCGCTGGCCAAAAGGAGCCCCAAGCACTTGAGCTTCACCAAGCAGCTGCGCCACATTGAAAGCCTGGCCAAGGATTACGCCTCAGATTCCGGCTGCTTTGAGGACGAGGAGGCCCCCGTTTCCTGCGGTCTGGACACTGCAACTTTATCCATGCTGTCCACATACCTCAGCAACTCCGACTCACGGCAAAATCCCAAGCGGGACAGTGAGCCCGAGCAGGACCTGGAACGGAGCCAACCGCTGTCTGATGAAGTCATGTCCACTGCTGCTGAGAAACTGGCAAAGAAGATCACTAACACCGTTGCTAAGATTGACAGATTGGTGGAGGACATGAGCATGCATACGTCCTCCGAGGACAGTTTTAGCCTCAGCTCTGAAGACCACCTGGCCGATTGGCCTTACGGATCAAAGGAACTCAACGAGAGTCGTGCAAAGTCGTGTTCCCCCTGCCGTCTCTCAGACACCACCAACTCGGTCCATCGCCAACGCCTCAGCAGGGCGCATGCCTTATTGCGCCTGAAAAGCGCTCGCACCAGTGTGTCTACTGACAGCTTGAACAGTGGCAGCACCAGCGACGGCTTCTGTGGTGGCAAAGACAGAGTTGGGCCCACCCTAAAACCTCGCATCCCCCAGAAACGACCCGACCGGCTGGATCTGGAGGTGGCTCACCACAACGTGCAACATGCTCTCCTGAGTCAGCAAGATCTTCCGGAAAGAGATTATGTGGACGGCAAAGACAAGATGGCTTTGGAACTCTTCGACTCAGATGCAGAAAAGAAGCAGGACCGGCCGGCGCAGacgccagtcagtgtgtccactAAAGTCTCTTCTGACATCAGCATGGCCTCCGTCAATGTTTCTCCTTCATATCTGCAGGTCCCGCTCATTCAGAGCTTCGCTAAATATGGTGTGGCAAAGACGTCAATGGGCGATCAGGCTTCTGAAGAGACGAGGAGGCAAGCCTGGGTGCCCACCGCAGTGATTGCAGGCAGCATCAGCAAGTTTTCACCAGTGACGTCGGGCAGGAGTCCAACCGTTGGCACAATGGAGACGGTGCAGAAATACTCTGTGGAGAACACGCCTATCTGCTTTTCCCGGTGCAGCTCCTTGTCCTCACTTTCTTCTGGAGACGGAGCACTGGATGGACCAAGTGACAACGAGCTGGAGAGTGACTCCTCACTTGAAATGATTCAAGCGGGAGACGATGTCCAGCGGGCTGAGGAGGACGAGACCTTAGAGGATCTGAGTGACAGCCAGTTGCTCCTAACCGACTTCCCCAGTCAAGAGAGCCATCCCATCCCAATTGTGTgtccggacaaaagaaaaaatgtattTCTTCAGGGATCCTCGCCAGCCGTGCTCGAAGACACATCCCCATCCAGTTCTTCAGAGAACTACATCCACGAGACTCCTCTGGTCATGAGTCGCTGCAGTTCTGTCAGTTCTTTGGGCAGTTTTGAGTCTCCGTCCATTGCCAGCTCCATCCAAAGCGATCCCTGCAGCGAGATGAACGACGGAGCCATCAGCCCCAGCGATCTTCCAGACAGCCCCGGCCAAACCATGCCTCCCAGCCGAAGCAAGACTCCTTGTTGCGTGGAGTTCAACGGAGGGGAAGTGCACACGCTGAGCTCGACTGCTCAGTGGGAGAACACTCTGCGCAAGTTTATCGAGGTCAGCGACTCCAAAGACAGGTCCAACCTTCCTCCTGATTTGGACACCATGATCTACTTCACAGTGGAAAAGCCCACAGAGAATTTCTCCTGTGCATCCAGCCTGAGTGCTTTGCCCCTACACGAGCACTATGTCGAGAAAGATGTAGAGCTGAAACTGACGCCGCTCCTCCAGCAACATGACAAGAACCTGGCTCTCCAGGACCAAAATGACCAGGGTGAGAAATACAGTGAAGGCAACTCTGACGACGACATCGAGATACTGAAGGAGTGCATCAATTCGGCCATGCCGTCCAGATTCAGAAAAGTCAAGCCTTCCTTGGTGACCGGCGTTGCTCCCCAATTTCTCACTTCCCAAAAAGGTTTGCATTTTCCCGTTTACATGATGCTACCAAATGGCAAGACGCAGCTGTATCCTGGCAGGAGAACCGTTGTCCCGCACAACCACGTCAAGTTTGACGACGCGTCCGTCACCGACTCAGCTGACGGGACTCTGGTCAACTTCTCCCGTGCAACTTCACTGAGTGATGAAACTCTCCGGCACCCAGTAAAGGACTGCCCGTCTCGGCCCCTGGCCAAGGAAAGAATACTTGATGAGGAGGCAAAGCGGATCCAAGACTTGAGACTCTTCTCCCACTTCCACAAAGCAAATAAGATGAagccgctgctgctgccaccGCCACTCCTGCTGCCACCGCCACCGCCTGTGGTTTGCTCAAACCGCACAAGCAAACATGTCATCCCCACGCAGAAGGTTCTGATGCAGAGCAAAGAAGTGGCTGACAGAGTGGCCAGCCAGAGGAATCGCCAGGACTCGCCCGGTCAACGGAAGAAGATGAAATGCCAGGGTGCCGCTGGGAAGCTCCCGATACCCGTTCTAAATCACAAGGCAGAAAATAGCCTTCATCAGAGGAGACACGCGGCACAGAGGTCACCTTCTTTAGATGAGACCAAGCGCTTTTATCAGGACAAAGCCAAAGTTGCCAGCAGAAGCTATACCAGGGAAGAAAGAAGGACTTCTCTCTCAACAAGGATGACCAACATCGTCAGGACGCCAGCAAAGCCCGTAGGCTTTCACATGCTCAAGCAAAAGCTGATGGACGGCTTCCCAGCCTCTTCCTCACTCAGCTCCTCACTGAGCTCCCTGAGTGATGTCGAGTCTGGGGATCACCGATACAAAACCCAGCAGATTTGCTCCAAGAACAGACACAACAAAAGTCTACATATGATGCAGCAGGCCAAGTCCTCGACCGTCTGCAGACATGTTGACGCTCTCCAAAGCTCTCCAAGTTCACTCAGCGTGGACTCAGAAGACGACCTCCTTCACAAGTGCATCACTTCGGCGATGCCCAAACAGAGACGGAAGATGGCCGCCAGGAAGAAGAAAGCGGAGAATGGCCAAAAGCCCAAGGAAGTCTGGAACATAAATGAAGACAGTGATGACCCAGCATGGGATCAAGCATCGGACCTGAACAGTGTGGAATGGAGAGCCATTCAAGAGGGTGCAAATGCTGTGGTGACGGGACTTCAGGCAGCCAAGTCCCAAGAGTTCTCCTCTGAAGAAAGTGAATCTGTTTTTTCCTTTATGTCCACGTCAAGCTTTACCCCCAAGGAAAAGAAATTTGCTCAAGACAAAAAGGCCAACAAACCTCTGGACTTTGCACAGCGCAAGCCAGTGCCTAACTTGCCGGTGGTTTTCAGAGGCAGAACAGTCATCTACACTCCCATCAAAGAGACAGCTCCGTCGCAAATTCCTCCACCCAGGAAAGTGGCCTCTCCAAAGAACCCAGAGCTGGCTCAGCACAGGTCAAAGAGCCTTCACCGATTAGGACGACCGCAGGACACGGAGCTCTATCTGCCAAAAAGGAGCTCAACTCCACCTCCAAGGATACCGCACAGTTCTTCTTCTGGGTCATCACAAAGTTCGACACCATCCAAGCATTCTCAGAAGAAACTCACAAGCAGGACTATCCAGAAAAAGAATAGCACACTGTCAAGTAGCCCCCCTGAAAGGAAAGGACGCTCTCTGGAGGTTAACAAAGTGGAAAaaacaccaccacccaaaacccAGAAGTCACCAGTCAGAATACCTTTTATGAAGAATTCCGTGAGGCCAGCCAGACCTCTTTCACCTCTGGTCACCCACCAGGCCACAGGGAGACAAAATCAGGTCGGTGGCAAACGAGTCCTTCCCACGAGCCCAACTGACCTGCATAGGGTGAGCCCAGCCCATTCTTGTGATGGCGAGTCAGATGCCAGCGGATTCTTGAGACAGCTGACATTCATCAAGGACTCAAAGAGCGGACTGAAATGTGAGTGCATGCCCCGTGTCCACAAGTCCCGATCCCAGAATGCTTCCCCCTACCGGGCGGCTTCGGCAGTCTTCCTTTGCTCGTCCCGCTGCCAAGAACTCAAGGTGGCTGCTCAGCCCCCGAGAAAGatgacagcaacaagcacaggccAAGCACAGCGAGTCCACAGACTTCAGCTACAGGCCACAATCGCCTCCAGGGAACGGGACCTGTCCACAAGACGTCCATCCAGGAGAACCAGCTCTGAAAGCCCCAACAAGGCAGCTCAACAAAATGCCCCAGGCAGAGTTTGGGGAGAcagacaacaacagcagcagcacaaaaaaacatctaaaacaTTTCACGCTTCATCTCCGAGTATAAACACCCTGAGCCGAGTGACCAGTCGCTCTTCACTCCGTTCGTCATCCTCAGATTCAAGCGCACGAGCCAAAAGCGAGCATGATACAAAGAAGAAAAGTCCTAGAACCTGTATGAATGACGGGGTCACCTGGAGGAGGATCAAGGATGAAGACATAGCTCAGCTCTTAAAAAGCTCTCTGCCGCCAAACGCCTTGCCTCTGGTGCCATCGCCTGACGGGGCCGAGCCATCTCTGGCTCTGACAGAGAAGATGCCGACGATTCTCCTAGCCTCGCGTAGTGTGAGTGACGCTACGGTTCAGACAGAAGAGTTCTCCAACACAAAGATCAACTCCAGCACCTCTCCCAGTGCAGAGTCAACGGCAGCCATTCTGGAAGATGCTGCCGGACAAGAGCTACTCAGGAAGAGTAGCGCCGTTGCCGGGGGGGATAACTTTCAAGATGGGGAGTCAGACGGCACCGCATCTACCGCAAAACCAGACGGGCATGTGGGCGGAGCCGTGCATTTCCGCCACGTATCTCCAAGCAAGGCGGCCAGAGTTTCTCCATTCAACTACGTCCCCAGTCCCATGGTCCAGCTGGAGGCCCCAGGCACAGAGGTCCCGGGCACGGAGGCCGACCACAAAACGAAAAGCAGAAGTCATTCTTAA